From the Paenibacillus sp. FSL H8-0548 genome, one window contains:
- a CDS encoding transcriptional regulator — MSLFEHTYDLWLENHITREKNPRVRELLQNGLGHGTVEFLRSIWYPAVGNLDHLYPEHEVRDFNNGYRYLDLAYRPGGAKGCIEIHGYRSHARDIEVSRFKDLCMKQALLVLDDWIFLPIAYLSIKDDPGVCKQLVLAFVGKFLSTTLPGELNWAESETLRFGRRLMRPFTPQELSTHLQLTDRHTRTILLELVKKNRIDVASGSLRYRTFRLPK, encoded by the coding sequence ATTAGCTTGTTCGAACATACTTATGATCTATGGCTTGAAAATCATATTACCCGAGAGAAAAACCCAAGAGTCAGGGAGCTTCTGCAGAATGGCTTGGGACATGGAACCGTAGAATTTCTACGTTCGATCTGGTATCCAGCAGTAGGAAATCTGGATCATTTGTATCCCGAGCATGAGGTTCGCGATTTTAACAACGGATACCGCTACCTTGATCTTGCCTATCGGCCAGGCGGAGCAAAGGGCTGTATCGAAATTCACGGATACCGGTCTCATGCCAGGGATATCGAAGTCAGTCGCTTTAAAGATCTATGCATGAAGCAAGCACTGCTTGTGCTTGATGATTGGATATTTCTTCCCATTGCTTATCTTTCAATTAAAGACGATCCTGGAGTCTGTAAGCAGCTGGTGCTCGCATTTGTTGGGAAGTTTTTATCAACTACATTGCCTGGCGAGCTGAACTGGGCGGAATCAGAAACCTTGCGCTTTGGCCGAAGACTAATGCGTCCTTTCACGCCACAAGAGCTTTCCACTCATCTGCAGCTCACCGATCGACATACTAGAACTATTTTGCTGGAGCTTGTAAAGAAAAATAGGATTGATGTGGCGAGTGGGTCTCTAAGATACCGTACTTTTCGGCTACCGAAGTGA
- a CDS encoding carbohydrate ABC transporter permease, whose product MKRISLTFNMFNVLNGLFMILIVLLTLYPFVYLVAQSFSSEAAIYAGKVTIFPVEFTTKTYEVILSKPDFFRYYWNTIVYSVVGTLIAVAATAVMSYPLSKDKLRLNKFFIPFVLFTMYFGGGLIPNYILIAKTLDMRDTIWAIVVPGAISAFNVILMKTFFASLPNELEEAGRVDGLGVFGIFTRIILPLSKPILVTIMLFVMVGMWNNWFGPSLYLQSKEKWPVALYLKQIIDNAVSPTEIGATSDQTSQIAASIKSTAMVLTSLPIICIYPFVQKYFVQGMMIGAVKG is encoded by the coding sequence GTGAAGCGAATCTCATTAACCTTTAACATGTTTAATGTTCTAAACGGATTATTCATGATTCTGATTGTGCTGCTTACTTTATACCCGTTCGTCTATCTCGTAGCACAGTCCTTCAGTTCGGAAGCAGCCATCTATGCTGGCAAGGTAACCATCTTCCCAGTGGAGTTTACGACGAAGACCTACGAAGTCATATTGAGCAAGCCTGACTTCTTCCGTTACTACTGGAATACGATTGTTTATTCGGTGGTAGGCACGCTTATTGCGGTAGCAGCGACGGCCGTTATGTCTTATCCGCTTTCGAAAGACAAGCTGCGCCTTAACAAGTTTTTTATCCCGTTTGTGTTGTTTACGATGTATTTTGGCGGTGGTCTCATACCGAACTACATCCTGATTGCGAAGACATTAGATATGCGAGATACGATCTGGGCCATCGTTGTTCCAGGGGCGATCAGCGCCTTCAATGTCATCTTGATGAAGACGTTTTTCGCCAGCCTGCCAAACGAATTGGAAGAAGCGGGACGCGTTGACGGTCTGGGTGTGTTCGGCATATTTACAAGAATTATTCTTCCTTTATCCAAGCCCATTCTGGTAACGATTATGTTATTCGTCATGGTTGGCATGTGGAACAACTGGTTCGGACCTTCACTTTATTTGCAGTCGAAGGAGAAATGGCCTGTCGCCTTGTATTTGAAACAAATTATCGACAACGCGGTCAGTCCGACCGAAATCGGGGCTACTTCCGATCAGACCAGTCAAATCGCGGCAAGCATTAAATCGACAGCTATGGTACTCACCTCTTTGCCTATCATCTGCATATATCCGTTCGTGCAGAAGTATTTCGTGCAAGGGATGATGATTGGGGCTGTCAAGGGGTAA
- a CDS encoding helix-turn-helix domain-containing protein: MVLNWGRGNFTRSVAFRLILSYAVILCIPVILSVIIYGQTRGIVKYEIERASSAMLQQVRYIVDGELLQTESLAAQLAIHSDVRRLLASDAKVNAYNIYGMKQELNKLLSVNDFIKEIYLYSKPLQSVLSSETYLKEQSFYEIKHQTHNFAYEDWLELINRYQTGEYVLLPLENQGKIIYTPSYIRSLPMQATADSAGTLIIPLNVEKIMTMLENIDWVEQGQVFIMNSNDQILIQNAEESQISPSSYQEWSDRGTGTFTGIFQGMESMITIESSATTGWKYISVFPIEVFWERAGVIQTMNVFGLLLCLAIGGTVIYYFARKNYDPIKQLVSVFSRSSSQGTGAYLDEYSFIRRSVLETIQERDDMNNKNVQQLRVLQDYYLGRLLKGQGDRNVPLAELAKAHKLSWRTDHFAVLLFYIESVEGELKDLALSQFIVSNIVKDMVGDRLTIHFTDVDGMLAAVVNVDPDRTQQWKDDIEDNLAQAYEFITVRYKLRFTTVGSELQTGLDHVHLAFLQALEAQEYRIVLGESLLIWYGNIKPTESSYFFTVNDQMILINFLKADEFEKAKQMIDNVIQEAFQRDRSHEIARCVLLDVATTLIKMIPDQDQAGIAWDEWRPLKRLLSCSTKLEFQQELFDIFDRVCTLLRSRQNGQMSVGIGEKVIEFVQENYSDKNLSVSLIGDQFRLSPQYVSRLFREQTGQVGLHDYISQTRIEAAKALLLEGTSIEETSARVGFASSHAFIRVFKKYEGITPGKYKTIQ, translated from the coding sequence ATGGTATTGAATTGGGGAAGAGGAAACTTCACGCGAAGTGTGGCGTTTCGATTGATTCTATCGTATGCAGTGATCTTATGCATCCCTGTTATTCTTAGTGTAATCATATATGGCCAAACAAGGGGAATCGTGAAATACGAGATCGAACGGGCAAGCAGCGCAATGCTGCAGCAAGTAAGATATATTGTGGACGGGGAGCTGCTTCAGACGGAGAGTCTGGCTGCGCAGTTAGCCATTCATTCGGATGTTCGCAGATTGCTGGCTTCGGACGCTAAGGTAAACGCTTACAATATCTATGGGATGAAACAGGAACTAAACAAATTGTTATCCGTCAACGATTTCATTAAGGAAATTTATCTTTATTCAAAGCCTTTACAGTCGGTTCTCTCAAGTGAAACCTATCTAAAGGAACAATCTTTTTACGAGATAAAGCATCAGACGCACAATTTTGCCTACGAGGACTGGCTGGAGTTGATAAATCGGTACCAGACGGGGGAGTATGTGCTGCTTCCACTCGAGAATCAAGGGAAGATTATCTATACTCCATCCTATATTCGCTCATTGCCGATGCAGGCGACTGCCGATTCGGCGGGTACGCTGATCATACCGCTCAATGTCGAGAAGATCATGACGATGCTGGAAAACATTGATTGGGTGGAGCAAGGTCAAGTATTCATTATGAATTCGAATGACCAAATCCTGATTCAGAATGCCGAAGAATCGCAAATTTCTCCTTCGTCGTACCAGGAGTGGAGTGATCGCGGGACGGGCACCTTTACCGGCATATTCCAAGGAATGGAGTCGATGATTACGATCGAGTCGTCTGCTACGACGGGCTGGAAGTACATCAGCGTGTTTCCGATCGAAGTTTTCTGGGAGCGCGCAGGGGTCATTCAGACGATGAATGTATTCGGGCTTTTGCTTTGCCTTGCAATTGGCGGCACGGTTATTTATTATTTCGCGCGTAAAAACTACGATCCGATTAAACAATTGGTTAGCGTCTTTTCCCGGAGTTCTTCGCAGGGAACTGGAGCGTACTTGGACGAATATTCATTCATTCGGAGAAGCGTGCTGGAGACCATTCAAGAGCGGGACGACATGAATAATAAAAACGTTCAGCAGCTTCGAGTTTTACAGGATTACTATTTAGGAAGATTGTTGAAAGGACAGGGTGACCGGAACGTCCCGCTCGCGGAGCTGGCGAAGGCGCACAAGCTGTCTTGGAGGACCGATCATTTCGCGGTGCTGTTGTTTTATATTGAGAGCGTCGAGGGAGAATTAAAGGATCTAGCCTTGTCACAGTTTATTGTGTCCAATATCGTGAAGGATATGGTCGGCGACCGTTTAACGATACATTTTACGGATGTAGACGGTATGCTCGCGGCGGTTGTGAACGTCGATCCGGATCGGACTCAGCAATGGAAGGATGATATAGAGGATAATTTAGCACAAGCTTACGAATTTATCACGGTCCGCTATAAGCTTCGCTTCACGACGGTGGGCAGCGAACTGCAAACTGGCTTGGACCATGTACATCTGGCCTTTCTTCAAGCCTTGGAAGCCCAAGAATACCGTATCGTGCTGGGAGAAAGCTTGTTGATCTGGTACGGAAACATAAAACCGACTGAAAGCAGTTATTTCTTTACTGTGAACGACCAGATGATTCTGATCAATTTCTTGAAAGCCGACGAGTTCGAGAAAGCGAAGCAGATGATCGACAACGTCATACAAGAAGCGTTCCAAAGGGATAGATCGCATGAAATCGCAAGATGCGTCCTGCTTGACGTAGCGACGACACTGATCAAGATGATTCCCGACCAAGATCAGGCTGGCATCGCATGGGATGAATGGCGGCCGCTCAAGCGACTATTGTCATGCTCTACGAAGCTGGAATTCCAACAAGAGCTGTTCGATATATTTGATCGGGTATGCACGCTGCTCCGCAGCAGGCAGAACGGACAAATGAGCGTTGGAATCGGTGAGAAAGTTATCGAATTCGTGCAAGAGAACTATAGCGACAAGAATTTGAGCGTGTCATTGATCGGAGATCAATTCCGGCTATCTCCTCAGTACGTATCCCGATTATTCCGTGAGCAGACGGGGCAAGTGGGATTGCATGACTATATTAGCCAGACCCGCATAGAAGCCGCGAAGGCACTATTATTAGAAGGAACCAGCATCGAAGAGACGTCGGCTCGTGTCGGATTCGCAAGCAGCCATGCTTTTATTCGCGTATTCAAGAAGTATGAAGGCATCACGCCAGGGAAATACAAGACGATCCAGTAA
- a CDS encoding extracellular solute-binding protein produces the protein MESSNQEQSSPAASAEPFEYPMEGLPELTLMTEFPDMGTPNQGLIDDEYEKRTGIAIRHLGGVPMQDNKFKYLLASGNMPDIFMNNWLQFPGGPEKAIEQGYILPLNDVIDRYAPNFKRMLEENPEIDKMVKTDSGIYYAFPFIRSEEGKVYGGPIVRKDWLDELGLPIPTTIDEWYVTLTAFKQKKGAKAPLTLRALFMGERTAGFAGAFGVMGNFYVKDGKVKYGYLEPEYREYLATMSKWYLEGLIDKDFAVLDLESVDYKMTSGASGATIGWNAYIEKYNLAAPYNDPAAHYTAAPYPTLREGEVPEFGQLDNAYAGTSSAAIKATTKNLEAAVRWLDYGYSEEGSLLNAFGIEDLTYTLENGQVVYTDLVTTNPDGLSSDQVMLQYAHQTNFPMIQRDSQLAWKFEETNEAVEVWRMTKHEDYLLPPITPTTEEVGELSTLMDGISEYVRDAELRIILGVDPIDAYDNMVEQLKLLGIERILEIKQAAYQRYVNR, from the coding sequence GTGGAGTCCTCGAATCAAGAACAGAGCAGTCCAGCAGCATCTGCTGAGCCATTCGAATATCCGATGGAAGGACTTCCCGAACTGACGTTAATGACGGAGTTCCCCGATATGGGGACGCCGAATCAAGGGCTTATCGACGATGAATATGAGAAACGAACGGGAATCGCGATTCGACATCTCGGTGGCGTCCCCATGCAGGATAATAAATTCAAATATCTTCTTGCTTCTGGAAACATGCCGGACATCTTCATGAATAACTGGCTTCAATTTCCGGGAGGTCCTGAGAAGGCGATCGAGCAGGGATATATTTTGCCGCTTAACGATGTCATCGATCGGTATGCGCCAAATTTTAAGCGAATGCTTGAAGAAAATCCTGAGATTGATAAAATGGTGAAGACGGACAGCGGCATCTATTATGCTTTCCCCTTTATACGCTCGGAAGAGGGGAAGGTATACGGCGGGCCAATCGTTCGCAAGGATTGGCTTGACGAGTTGGGGCTCCCTATTCCTACTACGATCGACGAATGGTACGTGACCTTGACAGCATTCAAGCAGAAAAAAGGGGCGAAAGCACCGTTGACGCTGCGAGCTTTATTCATGGGTGAGCGAACAGCCGGCTTCGCGGGGGCGTTTGGTGTCATGGGGAATTTCTACGTCAAGGATGGGAAAGTAAAGTACGGTTACCTAGAACCAGAATATCGGGAATATTTGGCGACGATGAGCAAGTGGTACCTTGAAGGATTAATCGATAAAGATTTTGCCGTTCTAGATTTGGAATCCGTGGACTATAAGATGACTTCCGGGGCAAGTGGTGCAACGATCGGATGGAACGCCTACATCGAGAAATATAACCTCGCGGCACCGTACAATGACCCAGCAGCTCATTATACAGCCGCTCCCTATCCGACGCTGAGAGAAGGGGAGGTCCCGGAATTCGGGCAGCTCGACAATGCGTATGCGGGTACTAGCTCTGCTGCAATCAAAGCCACGACGAAAAACTTGGAAGCAGCGGTTCGGTGGTTGGATTATGGATATTCGGAAGAAGGCAGCCTGCTGAATGCGTTCGGTATTGAAGACTTAACGTATACGCTGGAGAACGGACAGGTAGTGTATACGGATTTGGTCACAACGAACCCGGACGGATTATCAAGTGATCAGGTTATGCTTCAATACGCGCACCAAACGAACTTTCCAATGATCCAGAGGGACTCGCAGCTGGCGTGGAAGTTTGAAGAAACGAATGAGGCCGTTGAAGTTTGGAGAATGACGAAGCATGAAGACTATTTGCTGCCCCCGATAACACCTACGACTGAGGAAGTGGGCGAGTTGTCCACGTTAATGGACGGGATTAGCGAATACGTAAGAGATGCAGAGCTTCGGATCATTCTAGGCGTGGACCCCATCGACGCTTACGACAATATGGTGGAGCAGCTAAAGCTGCTCGGGATCGAACGGATTTTAGAAATTAAACAAGCGGCATACCAACGATATGTAAACAGATGA
- a CDS encoding serine hydrolase domain-containing protein gives MTRLQERLTPLLKEWVDKGPAGCACTVVIDGEVLYQERFGYADLEKKTKIEPDTIYRIYSMTKVVTCVAALMLYEKGLFLLDDPLEQYLPEFKNPLVYRYNEIGERTTSPASASIRVKDLFTMTSGLTYGGDNLETEQLTRAIMENAAETLDMRALSKALAAIPLAFDPGTHWKYGTSHDVLAALVEVLSGETFGEFLKKELFGPLGMDDTSFHISEDKRDRLCTMYNRTEEGILTPNFIMDATYQPGCRYESGGAGLLSTIRDYSRFAQALARGGELDGTRILSRKTVELMAMNHLEPQQLKDYNWPQQKGYGYGLGVRVMTNPAEGGNNGSIGEFGWAGLAGSWVLIDPQEQLSVVYMQQMLPSLEPYIHPRMRAVIYGSLE, from the coding sequence ATGACAAGGTTACAAGAGCGTTTAACCCCTTTGCTTAAGGAATGGGTCGACAAAGGACCCGCCGGATGTGCTTGCACGGTGGTCATAGACGGAGAAGTGTTGTATCAGGAGCGCTTTGGATATGCAGATTTGGAAAAGAAAACAAAAATAGAACCAGATACCATCTATCGAATTTATTCCATGACCAAAGTCGTCACCTGTGTAGCTGCCCTCATGCTGTATGAAAAGGGACTTTTTTTATTGGATGATCCACTGGAACAATATTTGCCGGAGTTTAAAAATCCTCTGGTCTATCGGTATAACGAAATTGGCGAAAGAACTACATCGCCAGCGTCCGCATCCATACGGGTCAAAGATTTGTTCACAATGACTTCAGGGCTTACTTACGGTGGAGACAACTTGGAGACCGAACAGCTGACACGTGCAATTATGGAAAATGCCGCTGAAACGTTGGACATGCGCGCTTTATCGAAAGCGCTTGCAGCCATTCCGCTTGCGTTCGATCCGGGTACACACTGGAAATATGGTACAAGCCACGATGTCCTTGCCGCTTTGGTCGAAGTGCTGTCCGGTGAGACATTCGGGGAATTTCTAAAAAAAGAGCTGTTCGGTCCTTTAGGAATGGACGATACCTCATTCCATATTTCTGAAGATAAGCGTGATAGACTTTGTACGATGTATAACCGCACGGAGGAAGGCATCCTGACTCCAAACTTCATCATGGATGCGACGTATCAGCCAGGGTGCAGGTATGAGAGCGGTGGAGCCGGCCTTCTGTCAACGATCAGGGATTACAGCCGATTTGCGCAGGCATTAGCAAGAGGCGGCGAGTTGGATGGTACCCGGATTTTAAGCAGAAAAACGGTGGAGCTGATGGCAATGAATCATTTAGAGCCACAGCAGCTTAAAGATTACAATTGGCCGCAACAGAAAGGTTATGGCTATGGGTTGGGGGTCCGTGTTATGACGAATCCCGCAGAGGGGGGGAATAATGGATCAATAGGCGAATTTGGCTGGGCTGGTCTAGCTGGATCATGGGTATTGATCGATCCTCAGGAGCAGCTTTCCGTAGTTTACATGCAGCAGATGCTGCCAAGTCTCGAGCCCTACATTCATCCTCGTATGCGTGCTGTCATTTATGGTTCTTTAGAATAG
- a CDS encoding carbohydrate ABC transporter permease, translated as MFSINTRNRHGIAESKAGIVSKLGYTLLYAVLIAVAAMQLFPLVWLLFFSLKNNQEVFNLPPLSLPMNPRWENYAKVWSSGNIDVYFFNSVWITVAATLLTVVLGSLVTYAVTRMKWKGSSFVLGLFMVAMMIPVHSTLIPLFSLFSKVGLTDHPLSLILTYVAFNMPITIMILLGFYYALPKEVEEAAIIDGCSVNRMFIQIVFPMTSSVIATTAIINMIYNWNEFIFVNTFISSDNYKTLTVGVQNFIGQYTTDWGAIGATLMISILPILITFLFLSNRIVEGIAAGSVKG; from the coding sequence ATGTTTTCTATAAATACTAGGAATAGGCATGGAATAGCTGAATCAAAGGCAGGGATTGTCTCGAAGCTGGGCTATACCTTACTATATGCTGTATTGATTGCGGTTGCTGCTATGCAGTTGTTCCCGCTTGTATGGCTGCTGTTTTTCTCTCTAAAAAACAATCAAGAGGTATTTAATCTTCCTCCCTTATCACTGCCGATGAATCCTCGCTGGGAAAACTATGCGAAGGTATGGAGTTCAGGAAATATTGATGTTTATTTTTTTAACAGCGTTTGGATTACAGTTGCGGCTACGCTATTAACCGTCGTATTGGGAAGCTTGGTCACCTATGCGGTGACAAGGATGAAATGGAAGGGCAGTTCCTTCGTACTCGGTTTATTTATGGTGGCGATGATGATTCCTGTTCATTCTACACTTATTCCGCTATTTAGCCTTTTTAGCAAGGTAGGATTAACGGACCATCCGTTGTCGTTGATTTTAACGTACGTGGCATTTAATATGCCGATTACGATTATGATCCTGCTCGGTTTTTATTATGCACTGCCGAAAGAGGTTGAAGAGGCAGCTATCATAGACGGTTGTTCGGTCAATCGTATGTTCATACAAATTGTGTTTCCAATGACCAGCTCGGTGATCGCTACAACAGCGATTATTAATATGATTTATAATTGGAATGAATTTATATTCGTCAACACGTTTATAAGCTCGGATAATTATAAGACGTTGACCGTTGGCGTGCAAAATTTCATTGGGCAATATACGACGGACTGGGGCGCGATCGGCGCAACACTTATGATTAGCATCCTGCCGATCTTGATTACGTTCCTCTTCCTTAGCAATCGAATTGTCGAAGGTATCGCTGCGGGTTCGGTAAAGGGATAA
- a CDS encoding ABC transporter permease subunit — MAAHAQVKGVDTTPLWKHVKKEWKLYSFLILPVIYFIIFKYAPMIGNIIAFRKYRGGPNILGSEWVGFTYFEMFMKDPTFWRAFFNDLTLSVSYLVVKFPLTLIFALLLNELQRIKWKKFVQTVSYLPHFISVVIVAGMVKEMVSLTGPINNVLSYLGFEKISFISLPEWFPTIYVTSGVWQSLGWGTILYLAAMTGINTALYEAAKIDGASRLRLAMHVTIPGILPTVMVLLILDIGSILGSNFEKILLLYNPLTYETADVISTYVYRMGITGGNFSYATAVGLFEGIIGLILVTIANEVSKRTTNSSLW, encoded by the coding sequence ATGGCAGCTCATGCGCAAGTCAAGGGTGTAGATACAACTCCGCTCTGGAAACATGTTAAAAAGGAATGGAAGCTATATTCGTTTCTAATTCTACCCGTAATCTACTTTATTATTTTTAAGTATGCGCCGATGATCGGGAACATTATTGCTTTCCGGAAGTATAGAGGCGGACCGAATATCTTAGGCTCGGAATGGGTCGGATTTACGTACTTCGAGATGTTTATGAAGGATCCAACGTTTTGGAGAGCCTTCTTCAACGATCTAACCTTAAGCGTAAGCTATCTCGTGGTTAAATTTCCGCTTACCTTGATATTCGCGTTGTTGTTGAACGAATTGCAGAGAATCAAGTGGAAGAAGTTTGTGCAAACGGTTTCGTACCTTCCCCATTTTATTTCCGTGGTCATCGTAGCGGGAATGGTCAAGGAGATGGTCTCCTTGACGGGGCCGATCAACAATGTGCTCTCTTATCTCGGATTCGAGAAGATTTCGTTTATTTCCTTACCGGAGTGGTTTCCGACGATTTATGTTACTTCCGGCGTCTGGCAAAGTTTAGGGTGGGGAACGATTCTGTATTTGGCGGCGATGACCGGCATCAATACGGCACTGTATGAAGCGGCAAAGATCGATGGCGCGAGTCGGCTGCGATTAGCAATGCACGTTACAATTCCCGGCATTCTGCCGACGGTGATGGTGCTCTTGATCCTGGATATCGGCAGCATTCTGGGCTCGAATTTTGAGAAAATCTTACTTTTGTACAATCCTTTAACCTATGAAACGGCAGACGTCATCTCAACCTACGTTTACCGAATGGGCATCACCGGGGGCAACTTTAGTTATGCGACAGCGGTCGGGTTGTTCGAAGGCATCATCGGACTGATCCTGGTGACGATTGCGAACGAAGTATCGAAGAGGACTACAAATTCCAGCCTATGGTAG
- a CDS encoding sugar ABC transporter substrate-binding protein: MRFSKVMVTVTMAFMLVFMAACSSANEGSSGKDTPAASNGAGTNEAAAETANYTFGEDQTFHSNEAVSYSMMYSDHENYPLNKNWRLWSAIQEKTNVTFDLAVTARTEYENQKSLLVNSGDAPYIIPKTYDESAFVATGQIVPVSEWVQYMPNYMKAVKDWGMEADLKAKLKEDGKYYILPGMWEIAGGGYSYIIRKDVFEAAGVDVTGQEGNWTYEDFYAAMKKVKEHTGAEYVFSDQFKGESALGITSVQYGVTGGWALSNGLDFDHTKQQFTFANASDDFKNYLGYFNKLITEGIMDPESFTQEDDTARAKFFKGDTYVISGIYQVLADFKSKMQDPNSELYMITQPGGPKGKLQVETSRLENGIMISQNALDELGEEGFIKMLRFVDWFWYSNEGQMLSLWGVEGETYTLEGDGNVKLNSDIYFNGMNEGAAKQLNVDFGFAGGMFAYGGSEKLKMSKMTEGEKDFVTRVQSTREPRKLAPPIMATPEESEQMKLISTPLMDYVKTMTLKFITGQESFENWDKYLKQVEGNGSTRFTDMSNDIFQKTKSLLGY, translated from the coding sequence ATGAGATTCAGCAAAGTAATGGTAACGGTTACAATGGCGTTTATGCTCGTGTTTATGGCGGCATGCTCATCCGCCAACGAAGGCTCATCGGGTAAAGACACACCTGCTGCATCGAATGGCGCAGGCACGAATGAAGCGGCAGCCGAGACGGCGAATTACACCTTTGGAGAAGACCAGACGTTCCACTCCAATGAAGCGGTATCCTACTCCATGATGTACAGCGACCATGAGAATTATCCTTTAAATAAGAACTGGAGATTATGGAGTGCCATTCAAGAAAAAACGAATGTGACTTTTGATTTGGCCGTCACAGCAAGAACGGAATACGAAAATCAAAAGTCATTACTGGTGAATAGTGGTGATGCGCCTTATATTATTCCTAAGACGTACGATGAATCCGCCTTCGTAGCTACTGGTCAGATCGTACCCGTCAGCGAATGGGTGCAATACATGCCGAACTACATGAAAGCAGTGAAGGATTGGGGAATGGAAGCGGATCTCAAGGCTAAGCTGAAGGAAGACGGGAAATATTATATTCTTCCAGGCATGTGGGAGATCGCCGGCGGCGGTTATTCCTATATTATACGTAAGGATGTATTTGAAGCGGCGGGAGTTGATGTCACGGGCCAAGAAGGGAACTGGACTTACGAGGACTTCTATGCAGCGATGAAGAAGGTCAAAGAGCATACCGGCGCGGAATATGTCTTCTCTGATCAATTCAAGGGTGAGTCGGCATTAGGCATTACTTCAGTTCAATATGGTGTCACTGGAGGATGGGCGTTGTCCAATGGCCTGGACTTCGACCATACGAAGCAGCAGTTCACTTTTGCCAATGCATCGGATGACTTCAAAAACTATCTCGGTTATTTCAATAAGTTGATTACCGAAGGCATTATGGATCCTGAATCCTTCACCCAAGAAGACGATACAGCAAGAGCGAAGTTCTTCAAAGGCGATACCTACGTGATAAGCGGAATCTATCAGGTACTGGCAGATTTCAAGAGCAAAATGCAAGATCCAAACAGCGAATTATATATGATTACACAACCGGGAGGACCGAAAGGAAAGCTTCAGGTTGAGACTTCCCGTTTGGAGAACGGAATCATGATCAGCCAGAACGCGCTCGATGAGTTGGGCGAAGAGGGCTTTATCAAAATGCTGCGTTTCGTCGACTGGTTCTGGTATTCTAATGAAGGCCAAATGCTCAGCTTGTGGGGTGTAGAAGGTGAAACCTATACACTTGAAGGAGACGGAAACGTCAAGCTTAATTCGGATATCTATTTTAACGGGATGAACGAAGGCGCTGCGAAGCAGTTGAACGTGGATTTTGGCTTCGCCGGAGGGATGTTTGCTTACGGAGGCTCTGAGAAGCTGAAAATGTCCAAAATGACCGAAGGTGAGAAGGACTTCGTGACCCGTGTCCAGTCGACACGAGAGCCGCGCAAGCTGGCGCCGCCAATCATGGCAACGCCTGAGGAAAGCGAACAGATGAAATTAATCTCAACGCCGCTTATGGATTACGTCAAAACGATGACATTAAAGTTCATTACCGGTCAAGAAAGCTTTGAAAACTGGGACAAATATTTGAAGCAGGTTGAAGGGAATGGAAGTACGCGGTTTACAGACATGTCAAATGATATTTTTCAGAAGACTAAGAGCTTGTTAGGCTATTAA
- a CDS encoding sugar ABC transporter permease, giving the protein MDKVLSNKKIIALYVLPSLLLILAIVYIPIVLTAYYGLNDWNGIGAMTFVGLDNYMALFVDATFWNSAGHSLLLALFSGISLILYLVVAMVLAAKIKGANLFRKIYLIPMLLSSVAIAQLWLKIYHPTNGVLNSVLESLGVANPPAWLAESSLVLYALFIPILWQYAGFYILIYYAALKNIPASLEEAAKIDGANALQIAWKIKLPLVMEVIKVTIVLAVVGSLKYFDLIFVMTDGGPNGSSEVMASYMYHQAFRAYDFGYGSAIGFFLLVICLAVTWVIRKLTATKDTIQYS; this is encoded by the coding sequence TTGGACAAAGTGCTTTCGAACAAAAAAATAATCGCACTATACGTGCTGCCGTCTCTGCTTCTTATTCTGGCCATCGTATATATTCCGATCGTGCTGACTGCATACTACGGTTTGAATGATTGGAATGGCATTGGCGCAATGACATTCGTTGGACTTGATAACTATATGGCCTTGTTTGTGGATGCAACATTCTGGAATAGCGCTGGGCATTCACTGCTGTTAGCTTTATTTTCAGGGATAAGCCTTATTCTTTATCTCGTTGTTGCCATGGTTTTGGCTGCTAAAATCAAAGGAGCTAATCTGTTTCGCAAAATTTATCTCATTCCAATGCTGTTGTCCTCTGTCGCGATTGCACAGTTATGGCTCAAAATTTATCATCCAACTAACGGCGTTTTGAATAGTGTTTTGGAATCGCTTGGTGTTGCAAACCCTCCCGCGTGGCTGGCAGAGTCCTCTCTCGTATTATATGCTCTGTTTATACCGATTCTTTGGCAATATGCGGGTTTCTATATTTTGATCTATTATGCGGCTCTAAAAAATATCCCGGCATCGCTCGAGGAAGCTGCAAAGATTGATGGGGCGAATGCGCTCCAAATCGCTTGGAAGATCAAACTTCCGCTCGTTATGGAAGTGATCAAAGTGACGATCGTTCTTGCCGTTGTCGGTTCGTTGAAATATTTCGATCTCATTTTTGTTATGACAGACGGCGGTCCTAATGGTTCGAGTGAAGTGATGGCATCCTACATGTATCACCAGGCGTTCCGGGCATACGATTTTGGCTACGGAAGCGCGATTGGTTTCTTCCTGCTAGTCATCTGTCTGGCTGTTACTTGGGTCATTCGCAAATTAACCGCCACGAAGGATACGATTCAATACTCGTAA